CCTAACAGGTGTTACAAGTGATGAAATCCTAATAAAAGACGGCAAGGTTTGTGGCCTAAGACTATCTGATGGCACAGAACTAGAAGCTGATGCTATCATGATCCAAGCAGGTGTCAGATCAAACCTAGATGTAGCCAAAGATTCTGGACTAGAAACCGACAGGGGTATCCTAGTTGGAGAAAACCTCCAAGTAGAAGGCGAAGACATTTATGTAGCAGGAGATGTAGCTCAAATCGGCAACTTCTCAATAGGTCTTTGGACAGCATCTATGGAAATGGGCAAGATCGCTGGAGCAAATATGACTGGTGATAACAAATTATATGAAAAACCAAAACCATTCTCTACACTTATACTAGAAAATGTCAAACTATTCTCAGCTGGCCAAAACTCAGGCGAAGGCATCGAAGAAGTTAAAAAAGAAAATGGAGATAAAATCTACAAGCTATTTAAAAATGGCGACAAATTTGTAGGTGGTATACTTTGGAATGATATTTCATACCAAACCTGTGTCAAAAATATAGTTTTTGAAGGTATGGATCCATCAGAAACAAAACTTGGCAAAGAAATTTTCGGCCTATAAAATAAAAAATATAAAAAAGAGAGCTAGTCACTTGACTATCTCTCTTTTTCTTTGTACAAAAACTCAAGAGCTGATGGGAGCCTTTTTCGCCAATATATTTCGTTATGAATTGCTCCCTCATCTATGACATATTTTATATTGACAGTATCTTTTAAAAATCCGTAGGCCATTTGCGATAGGCTCACATAAGATTTCTGGGTCAGCTCATCGTCAAATTCCTTTGTCCCCGTATCTAAATAAATTTTCTGCTTATTTTTAGAATCATATTTTGATAAAATCTGGCCCATGCCGACTGGTTCTAGGATAAAATGAGTTGACATGGCTAAGACCCTATCAAAATACTCCGGATAGGTAGATCCCATATATAAACTCATGATCCCACCCATAGAAGAACCACCAATTAGCCTAGATGATGGATTTTTACCCTTTTCTACTATTGGCATTAATTCTTCTACAATAAATTCCCCTGTCAAAATCCCCTTTGGATCTAGGTTTTTTCTAGGTTTTTCATTGGTAAATCTTTCAAAAGGCGAATACTCATTTGTCCTTGCCCTTCCCTCTTCGCCTTCCGCACAATAAATCCCAACAAGATTTGCCCTAAGACCTATTTTTTCTATTGCCTTATCCAAAGCCCAAACCTCACCCATAAAAGATTCTTTTTTATCATAGAGATTGGCTCCGTCAAAAAAATACAAAAATAAATCCGATTCCTTATCTTCTATGAAAGTGTAAGTCACATTCCTATCTAAATATTTTGAATAAATCTCTTTTTTATCTATCATTTTTCCCTCTTTTCTTTTGATGATATATTCCTACCCAAAAAACCCCGCTAAAGCGGGGAATTTTTAAGAAATTTTATCATTTGTTCTTGTTTTCATAACCATACTTATAAGGACAAAGACTAAAGAAAAAACCAGCATGATTCCAATATTTGGCAAAATTGTCCCAAAACTTGGATTTTCTAAAAGCATTTCGTTGTTTTTTATATAGTAATAGGATGGGAAAATTTTTCCAAGTGTCAAAGCAGTTTTTGAAAGAAGGGCTTGAGGTACAAAGGCCCCACATAAAAACGAAGATCCCAAAGAAATTACTTGCATGACTCCCGAAATGGTATTTTCGTTTGAGATTAGGCTTGAAATAAATACCGCCATAGTCACAACACTGATTGTGAAGAACAAAGAATTTATCATCATTAGATTTGTATGGTCCTGGCTAAAGTCATATTTGTAGAGGAGTACAAACATTAAAATATAAAGGGCCCAAACTATTAAGCCTGTAAGGACGTGACCTAGGATTAATTCTAAGTTTTGCCTATATTTTGGCATTGGACTTGCCACATTTCTCATAGCAAGGTTCTTTTTTCTATATACACTTACAATAGTTGAAACGATAAGAAGAACTTGGGCAAGGATTAGGTAGTTGATAAAGTTGAAATAAAATAATGACTTATCTTCCTTTCCTAGGTCAATCCCACTTTTTATTCCAACATCTATCGTTTTTTCCAAATCTTCATTGCTATACTTTATAGCGTCCTTGCTAGCAAACCCTGCTAATTCGTAGGTTTTTACCTGGTTTAGGTATTGGTTTATATGCTCTTTTACAACCATCCCATACATATCATTGGGT
This window of the Anaerococcus mediterraneensis genome carries:
- a CDS encoding ABC transporter permease gives rise to the protein MRVFKNYFKIVKGHKFSILLYTIIFLSIISFTTKSGNDKSSYTNVRPNIYLKDESNTDLSRGLYDYLDEKAVIKEMDESVVEDKLFYQMISAYLVIPENLGKERKVDFKAAPNDMYGMVVKEHINQYLNQVKTYELAGFASKDAIKYSNEDLEKTIDVGIKSGIDLGKEDKSLFYFNFINYLILAQVLLIVSTIVSVYRKKNLAMRNVASPMPKYRQNLELILGHVLTGLIVWALYILMFVLLYKYDFSQDHTNLMMINSLFFTISVVTMAVFISSLISNENTISGVMQVISLGSSFLCGAFVPQALLSKTALTLGKIFPSYYYIKNNEMLLENPSFGTILPNIGIMLVFSLVFVLISMVMKTRTNDKIS
- a CDS encoding alpha/beta hydrolase, whose amino-acid sequence is MIDKKEIYSKYLDRNVTYTFIEDKESDLFLYFFDGANLYDKKESFMGEVWALDKAIEKIGLRANLVGIYCAEGEEGRARTNEYSPFERFTNEKPRKNLDPKGILTGEFIVEELMPIVEKGKNPSSRLIGGSSMGGIMSLYMGSTYPEYFDRVLAMSTHFILEPVGMGQILSKYDSKNKQKIYLDTGTKEFDDELTQKSYVSLSQMAYGFLKDTVNIKYVIDEGAIHNEIYWRKRLPSALEFLYKEKER